Sequence from the Amaranthus tricolor cultivar Red isolate AtriRed21 chromosome 1, ASM2621246v1, whole genome shotgun sequence genome:
ATCCTTGTATCTTGGAATATGAGGTTAACGAAAAAACACAACTTTTCTTGCGGTTTTCACTCTAAACAACAATTAGCACTCCACTTTCTTATACAAAAAAACAACAATTCTACATTTTCAAACAATTTACACAATTTGTAAGGGTAAAATTTGTTTTAGAAGTGCTGAAGCATATACACTAAAAAATCAGAACGAACTTGATGAACATCCTCAAACTTGTATAAAAATTTCTTATCTTTCAGCCAAATAACTAATCCAATTCATTGAACTTGATGAACACATATAGTGTTGAAGCATATACACTAATAAACCAAGTAACTAAACTATTAATAGGAGTGTATATTGATGCAAAATAAGGTCCTATGCAATCAGGCACTTTGGAGTCGGACACTTTGTATTGTATCAAAAACACATATCAACTCAAGTAACCAAGTTAGATCTTCAACACCAGGACATTGGTATGAAACTTTGTACATCCTTCAAGGCCAAACTATGGAAATATTTCACACAATAGACCAGTTGTACACATAATTGTACTGGAGTATGACTTGCATTGTTTTCATATTAAATGCAACCTTAAGAAGAGAAGCAAACCCCCTTTTCTATGAAATTCATGTGTAATTATCAACAAACCCAAAGAATCAAATTGGAATATGGTGCAAGTATTATTATACTCAGCTCAATCACATTATTCAATTTTGGCAACTCCAAAAATACctcaaacaacaataaaaagATTAGAAGAAAACTATTTCAAGCAATACAATtgaaattaaagaaacaacCTTTAAAGGAATACCAATCTGAGGAGCAGCAAGGCCAACCCCAGGAGCCTTCTTCATAACCTTAATCATATCATCAATTATCTTTTGGATCTTTTCTGACCCAATATCTTTCGGGTCAACTTCTCGGGCAGCTTCATGAAGAACCGGGTCACCCGCTTTAACCAAGTCGGGCAATTTCTGCTGCTTTTTTTCTCCAAGACCCAGTAACCAACCTGCACGGGGAATTAATGTGGAGGAGGACGAAGAAGAACTGAGGCTTCTTGTGTTCAGAAAGTAATGGGTAGTTTTAAATGGGTATGGGCAAATGGGCGAGGAATTAGAAATGGGTTTtagaaaatgatgaaaatggaGAAATGGGGTGATGAGAGATTTGGAGTTAATGGTGGGGAGAGAAAAGAGGCGGTTAGAGAAGCGGGGGAATGCCTCCATTGATGTG
This genomic interval carries:
- the LOC130824126 gene encoding peptide deformylase 1A, chloroplastic/mitochondrial — its product is MEAFPRFSNRLFSLPTINSKSLITPFLHFHHFLKPISNSSPICPYPFKTTHYFLNTRSLSSSSSSSTLIPRAGWLLGLGEKKQQKLPDLVKAGDPVLHEAAREVDPKDIGSEKIQKIIDDMIKVMKKAPGVGLAAPQIGIPLKIIVLEDTKEYISYAPKGEIKAQDRRPFDLLVIVNPVLKNMSDRTALFFEGCLSVDGYRAVVERYLDVEVSGLDRYGQPVKVDASGWQARILQHECDHLEGTLYVDKMVQRTFRTVENLDLPLAVGCPKLGAR